A stretch of DNA from Shewanella sediminis HAW-EB3:
TCGCCGTTTCAAACCCCATGCCGCTTGTGCCACCTATGATGAGTGCCACACCTGTTTGAGTAAATTTCATAACTGATATTTCCTGTTTCTATTCGCTAAGCTCAGCATTGAGTCAGCCTAAAATTGATGATGGGCTAGCGGATGAAGCCAGCTCGCTAAGTGTGGTAATCTTAGGCTTCTCACCCAGATGAGAAAAGTAAGTACTAATTGGTTCGCTAGGTACTTTTTGGTACATCTTTATGACTTTCAAAGAGAAATAAATTTAAAATATGCAGCAAAGAGTGATAGGTCCAAGTGAAAGCACCCGCATGGTCGAAACCATCGTCGGATGTAAATGGTCGCTGACCGTGTATCAATTATTGGATCAAGATATCAATCGACCCGGTGAGATGGTGCGTAGTGTCGAAGGTTTAACGACTAAGGTGCTTAATCAATGTTTGAAACGCAATGTCGAGTTCGGCATCTTAGAAAAAATAAGTTATCCGGAGATCCCGCCACGAGTCGAGTACCGCGTCACCTCATTTGGCGAGAAGTTTATGACAATATTAGATGCGCTTAAGGTGCTGCAGGAAGAAATTGAAGTGCAATAATACCTAGTGGTTCTAGGCTCCAGCCGTCAGTTGCTAGGCTATTAATTTGGGGAAGTCCCCACACACTCGTTGGGCGCAGGAGAGAGGAGAGAAAAATGAAAACAATAATACAGTGGTCAATGATGCTCATTTTACTATCCGCAGCTTCTGCATATGCAGATGATATCAGAACGAAGCAGAGAGAGTTGGACTCATTGTGTGAGGATGCCAGGCAAGAAAAATTGGCGCCGTTACGCGAAAAATACATAGAAGAGTGTGTAGAGAAGCAGGGGAAAGAGCGAGATTACTGCACACGGTTTTATCGGGACTATGGGGAGCGTTCGGGAAACAGACCAGCATTTTTCTATGACCTGCCGGAATGCGTGAAAGTGTGGGAATTCAAAAAGAGCAGTCGCTAAGTATCAAGGAAGGTAACCTGAGTCACTTAGCAATATGTTGCAATAACCTGTACAAACAAGTCGCCGCCCTCTAGGGTTGGGCTGCACTAACGTACTGACTCTGTTACTGGAGTTACCTCTTAAAGCCTTATATTTCAAAGGCTCAAAATACACTCATACACTTTCTGGAAAAAGGAGTCTGCTGGTAAAGGGGATATAAGCGCATTAGCCGCTAACAATTTCAGGCAATCCTAAATAGAACCGAGACCTTGATGAGAGCATTGTCATTGATAATATGCATTTTATTATCGGATAAACTTTCATTAGGGGATGCTATTCCGTTAAACTGGCTCTGTTTACATTTTTGCTACACAACTAGTGTTTATTCCTGATAGGTAAAAGAGCCGGGTGAGGGTATGGATCACAAGCAAACTATTGCACAGCTAGAGGAGGAGATAGCCCATTTACAGAGTGAGAACCTTAAGCTTAAAGCCCAAAAAGAGAGTGCGGAGGAGAAGTTGTCCGCGGCGCTCGATGGCACAGGTTTATGTTTGTGGCAGCAATATATTCCCACAGGTGAACTCACCATTTTTAACCGGGAGTGGGGGGACCTTTTAGGTTTTACTGAGCAGGAGCTTGCCGCTACTATTGATAGCTGGAAAGGCAATCTGCACCCGGAGGATAGAGATTGGGTGATTGCCGCTTTTGACGACCACGTTCAAGGCAAGTCAGATACCTACCAAGCCGTACACCGAATGATCCATAAAGATGGCAGCGTGAGTTGGGTGTCAGACAGGGGAAGAATTATCGAATATGGTCCTAAAGGTGAGCCGCTTAGGATCATGGGAACTCATATCGATATCACCCAAGAGAAGCGTTATGAGCTGAGTCTGGCCAAATTGGCACACGGAGATCCCTTAACTCATCTATTAAATCGAAAGGCACTCGAGAAGGCCTTTTGTGAAAACCAGCTCGCAGAAGATGCTAACGGTGGCGCCATGTTCTTTATCGATCTCGATGGATTTAAATCCATCAACGACAGGCATGGTCATAGATTCGGTGACCTTCTGTTGATCCATGTGGCAGATTCACTACGCTCCATCGTGGGAGAGGACGCAAAACTTGCGCGCATGGGAGGCGATGAGTTCGTGATCCTCCATCCGAGCTGTGATGTGGAACGACTTGCTAATGTGGCGCAAAAGCTGCTTAAGCGATACCACTTACCCATAAAACTGGACGGGAAGTTAGTTTCAATTGGCCTGAGTATTGGGATCAGCCTATTTAAGGGCGATGATGAGTTTATTGCTGTGTGCGAGCATGCGGACACAGCCATGTATGAGGTTAAGCGTCAGGGAAAGCATAACTATGGCTTCTGGCAAGAACCGTTAATCTGTGCGAGTCGATAACAAGAGTAATTTCAACTTTAATTCCAACCTCTTCACCCGCTTCGATAACCAGGTAATCTTCATCATAGGGTTGACCACGTTTGGCAAGTGCCCCTTCGTAGAGGACAGGCTCTCTTGCTAAAGTCACGCGGATAAATTCACTTAACCATGCATCGAAAGGAGTGTGCCGTTCACAAATTTAGCTATCCGAAAAAAAAGGGCGGGTATTAACCGCCCAAAGACAAGGTTCGTTCAGGTATTTAGGTTAGTTTCAGTTTGGCGTATTTTCCGCAAAATATTCGTGGCTAGTTTAGCGTGAGTCGCTGATCTTGGGCTTGGTCATCATATTGCCA
This window harbors:
- a CDS encoding winged helix-turn-helix transcriptional regulator, encoding MVETIVGCKWSLTVYQLLDQDINRPGEMVRSVEGLTTKVLNQCLKRNVEFGILEKISYPEIPPRVEYRVTSFGEKFMTILDALKVLQEEIEVQ
- a CDS encoding diguanylate cyclase domain-containing protein, giving the protein MDHKQTIAQLEEEIAHLQSENLKLKAQKESAEEKLSAALDGTGLCLWQQYIPTGELTIFNREWGDLLGFTEQELAATIDSWKGNLHPEDRDWVIAAFDDHVQGKSDTYQAVHRMIHKDGSVSWVSDRGRIIEYGPKGEPLRIMGTHIDITQEKRYELSLAKLAHGDPLTHLLNRKALEKAFCENQLAEDANGGAMFFIDLDGFKSINDRHGHRFGDLLLIHVADSLRSIVGEDAKLARMGGDEFVILHPSCDVERLANVAQKLLKRYHLPIKLDGKLVSIGLSIGISLFKGDDEFIAVCEHADTAMYEVKRQGKHNYGFWQEPLICASR